In a genomic window of Anaerohalosphaeraceae bacterium:
- the atpA gene encoding F0F1 ATP synthase subunit alpha, with protein sequence MKFDMTEISGLIKEEIRRYQSKIEVSQVGTVLEVGDGIARIYGLDSVMANEMLEFEGGVIGEAFNLEEDTVGAVIYGDPTKVQEGSTVRSTGRVLSVPVGEALLGRVVNALCEPVDGLGPIEASGRRFLEFPAPGIAQRQPVKEPLATGLKSVDSMIPIGRGQRELIIGDRKTGKTAIALDTIINQKGKGVICVYVAIGQKESTVAEVVATLKEHGAMAYTVVVTASASESAAMQYAAPYTGTAIAEYFMYEKKGHTLCVYDDLSKHAVAYRELSLLLRRPPGREAYPGDIFYLHSRLLERSAKLSAELGGGSLTALPIVETQEGQVSAYIPTNIISITDGQIYLQRDLFLAGVRPAIDVGISVSRVGGDAQPQAMKKVAPKLRLDLAAFRELQDFARLGTELDEAAQRQLDRGYRMVEILKQKQFAPLTVGQEVVSILAGTSGAVDEIEVSRVGHFIEELLTWMKLEAPEYIDNIDRTGQLTDAQVEELKEAIQTFKMIYKFSYGG encoded by the coding sequence ATGAAGTTTGATATGACGGAAATCAGCGGACTGATTAAGGAGGAAATCCGCCGCTATCAGTCCAAGATTGAGGTCTCGCAGGTCGGGACCGTGCTGGAAGTCGGCGACGGAATCGCCCGGATTTACGGGCTGGATTCCGTGATGGCCAACGAGATGCTCGAGTTCGAGGGCGGGGTCATCGGCGAGGCGTTTAATCTCGAGGAGGATACGGTCGGGGCGGTGATATACGGCGACCCGACGAAGGTGCAGGAGGGCTCAACCGTCCGTTCGACCGGTCGGGTGCTCTCGGTGCCGGTGGGAGAAGCGCTGCTGGGCCGGGTGGTCAATGCCCTTTGTGAACCGGTGGACGGGCTGGGGCCGATTGAGGCCTCCGGCCGGCGGTTTCTGGAGTTTCCGGCGCCGGGCATCGCCCAGCGGCAGCCGGTCAAGGAGCCGCTGGCCACGGGTCTGAAAAGCGTCGATTCGATGATTCCCATCGGGCGAGGCCAGCGCGAACTGATTATCGGCGACCGAAAGACCGGCAAAACCGCCATTGCCCTCGATACGATTATCAATCAGAAGGGCAAGGGGGTTATCTGTGTGTATGTGGCCATCGGCCAGAAGGAATCGACTGTCGCGGAGGTGGTGGCGACGCTCAAGGAACACGGCGCGATGGCCTATACGGTAGTCGTAACGGCCTCGGCCTCCGAGAGTGCGGCAATGCAGTATGCCGCCCCCTATACCGGCACGGCGATTGCCGAATACTTTATGTATGAGAAAAAAGGCCATACGCTGTGCGTGTATGATGACCTCAGCAAGCATGCGGTGGCCTATCGCGAATTGAGTCTGCTTCTGCGGCGGCCGCCCGGACGCGAGGCGTATCCGGGGGATATTTTTTATCTGCACAGCCGGCTTCTGGAACGCAGCGCCAAACTCTCGGCGGAGCTGGGCGGCGGCTCGCTGACGGCCCTGCCGATTGTCGAAACCCAGGAAGGGCAGGTGTCCGCCTATATTCCCACGAATATCATCTCGATTACGGACGGGCAGATTTACCTGCAGCGGGATTTGTTTTTGGCGGGTGTGCGTCCGGCGATTGATGTGGGCATCAGCGTCAGCCGCGTCGGCGGCGATGCCCAGCCGCAGGCGATGAAAAAGGTCGCTCCGAAACTGCGTCTGGATTTGGCGGCGTTTCGCGAACTGCAGGATTTCGCCCGGCTGGGAACGGAGCTGGATGAAGCCGCCCAGCGGCAGCTGGACCGGGGCTACCGGATGGTGGAGATTCTCAAGCAGAAGCAGTTTGCCCCGCTGACGGTCGGCCAGGAGGTGGTGAGCATTCTGGCCGGAACCAGCGGAGCCGTGGATGAGATTGAGGTGTCGCGGGTGGGCCATTTCATTGAAGAACTGCTGACCTGGATGAAGCTGGAAGCGCCGGAGTATATTGACAATATCGACCGCACCGGCCAGCTGACCGATGCGCAGGTCGAGGAGCTCAAAGAAGCCATTCAGACATTTAAGATGATTTATAAATTTTCGTACGGCGGATAA
- the atpH gene encoding ATP synthase F1 subunit delta, with amino-acid sequence MAETARHIVHEIYSDVIFELAEETGRLDEVLSDLQAVGKVFRAEPEFFSLLVSANLSEAEKAAMIRRVFAGRVCPLVLDFLCVLVRRNRLTFLNGIAGRYEDRYDSVRNRKRVVVTLAKEPSEAEVEKLKEEIRRAVQAEVKLTVKVDPEILGGIIIQKGDQRIDHSVRNILDRTVNAILEYGKNRPRPSAPESPK; translated from the coding sequence ATGGCGGAAACAGCCCGACATATCGTTCACGAAATCTACAGCGATGTGATTTTTGAACTGGCCGAGGAAACCGGCCGGCTGGATGAGGTGCTCTCGGACCTGCAGGCGGTCGGGAAGGTTTTTCGTGCCGAACCGGAGTTTTTTTCGCTTTTGGTGTCGGCCAATCTGAGCGAGGCCGAAAAAGCGGCGATGATTCGCCGGGTCTTTGCCGGCCGGGTGTGCCCGCTGGTGCTGGATTTTCTGTGTGTGCTGGTGCGGCGGAACCGGCTGACGTTTCTGAACGGCATCGCCGGACGCTACGAGGACCGCTATGACAGCGTGCGAAACCGCAAGCGCGTGGTGGTCACGCTGGCCAAAGAGCCCAGCGAGGCGGAGGTAGAGAAGCTCAAAGAGGAAATCCGCCGGGCCGTCCAGGCCGAGGTGAAGCTGACGGTAAAAGTGGACCCGGAAATACTCGGCGGGATTATCATTCAGAAAGGCGACCAGAGGATTGATCATTCGGTCAGGAATATTCTGGACCGTACCGTAAATGCGATTCTGGAGTACGGGAAGAATCGACCGAGACCTTCGGCTCCGGAATCGCCGAAATGA
- a CDS encoding PQQ-binding-like beta-propeller repeat protein, whose amino-acid sequence MTIMGKRKSRCLWPAGLLVLFWMTAAESRAASTDPLISPRLLSEAGLKLNWQIQLPVKTEVSEKIERLFVFDSHLIVLTNRNYLFCRNRQDGTERFQMQAAEERLPMVEPLFLDNRLYFLTGSRLVMLDPVSGTVIRRQELGEAPASRGVCLAKNDWFLYVAGVDRRIHAYQRQEDGDYVKLFSATADDDSAITSVLATNEQVFFAAAGGAVTAMKTDEPVKLWQYNCSGAITAALVLDAGAIYAGGEDTKLYKINAATGRLMWSMPFFAGEKIRQPPIVGQRLVYQNAGRNGLYAVSKDSGQEVWNVPDGQLLLCESQERAYVFAQPGLIVVMNNATGRPVASVNAAAVRLGAVNLKDNLIYLADEQGRVACLSVP is encoded by the coding sequence ATGACGATTATGGGGAAACGGAAATCCCGCTGTCTTTGGCCGGCGGGACTGCTTGTGTTGTTCTGGATGACAGCTGCGGAGAGCCGGGCGGCTTCCACGGACCCTCTGATTTCGCCGCGTCTGCTCTCGGAGGCAGGACTGAAACTGAACTGGCAGATTCAGCTGCCGGTCAAGACGGAGGTGTCCGAGAAGATTGAGCGTCTGTTTGTTTTTGATTCGCATCTGATTGTTTTGACAAACCGCAATTATCTGTTCTGTCGAAACCGTCAGGACGGCACGGAGCGGTTTCAGATGCAGGCGGCGGAGGAACGGCTGCCGATGGTGGAGCCGCTGTTTTTGGACAACCGGCTGTATTTTCTGACCGGCAGCCGGCTGGTGATGCTGGACCCTGTCAGCGGGACGGTGATTCGAAGGCAGGAGCTTGGCGAAGCCCCGGCGAGCCGGGGGGTCTGTCTGGCCAAAAACGACTGGTTTCTGTATGTGGCCGGTGTGGACCGTCGGATTCATGCCTACCAGCGGCAGGAGGACGGCGATTATGTCAAGCTGTTCAGTGCCACAGCCGACGATGATTCTGCGATTACATCCGTTCTGGCAACAAACGAGCAGGTGTTTTTTGCAGCGGCCGGCGGAGCGGTCACGGCGATGAAGACGGATGAGCCGGTTAAGCTGTGGCAGTACAACTGTTCCGGAGCAATTACAGCCGCCCTTGTACTGGATGCTGGGGCGATTTATGCAGGCGGGGAGGATACCAAACTCTATAAAATCAATGCGGCCACGGGCCGGCTGATGTGGTCCATGCCGTTTTTTGCGGGCGAAAAGATTCGGCAGCCCCCAATCGTCGGGCAGCGGCTGGTGTATCAGAATGCCGGACGAAACGGGCTGTACGCTGTTTCCAAAGACAGCGGACAGGAAGTCTGGAATGTGCCGGACGGTCAGCTGCTGCTTTGTGAATCGCAGGAGCGGGCATACGTTTTTGCTCAGCCGGGCCTGATTGTGGTGATGAATAATGCGACGGGCCGACCGGTTGCTTCGGTGAATGCGGCGGCGGTTCGTTTGGGAGCTGTGAATCTGAAAGACAATCTTATCTATCTGGCGGATGAACAGGGGCGTGTGGCCTGTTTGTCTGTGCCGTAA
- the prfB gene encoding peptide chain release factor 2 (programmed frameshift): MEKAEIKSALEALEARIQQIRDVFDIPNKMTLRKELESRMSQVGFWDNPETARQVVSELSAVKSVVEPVQEAQQTLSDLQELFELACAENDAQTLASIEQDLARLSRQCDKIEIAGMLNGPDDAKNCFFSIHAGAGGTESCDWASMLLRMYTRYFERAGYTYKEMDITPGEEAGIRSITLLVSGPFAFGKLSCETGVHRLVRISPFDANSRRHTSFAAVDVIPEQDEDFEIEIRDEDIRVDTYRAGGAGGQHVNKTSSAVRITHLPTGIVVQCQNDRSQHKNRAEAMRMLKSRLYMLEQQKRDAELAKLYSSKGQIAWGNQIRSYVLQPYQLVKDHRTDYQTGNVQAVLDGEIEEFIDSMLRHRMQNKQQTAKAASR, from the exons ATGGAAAAAGCAGAAATCAAGTCGGCTTTGGAGGCCCTGGAGGCCCGAATACAGCAGATTCGGGAC GTCTTTGACATTCCCAACAAAATGACCCTTCGCAAGGAACTGGAAAGCCGGATGTCTCAGGTTGGGTTTTGGGACAATCCGGAAACCGCTCGTCAGGTTGTTTCCGAATTAAGTGCGGTCAAATCCGTCGTTGAACCCGTTCAGGAGGCCCAGCAGACCTTAAGCGACCTGCAGGAGCTGTTTGAGCTGGCCTGTGCGGAAAATGACGCCCAGACCCTGGCTTCGATTGAGCAGGACCTGGCCCGATTGTCCCGTCAATGCGACAAAATTGAGATTGCGGGGATGCTGAACGGTCCGGATGACGCCAAGAACTGTTTTTTCAGCATTCACGCCGGCGCCGGCGGCACGGAAAGCTGCGACTGGGCCAGTATGCTGCTGCGGATGTACACGCGGTATTTTGAACGGGCCGGATACACCTACAAAGAAATGGACATCACGCCGGGTGAAGAAGCGGGCATTCGTTCCATTACGCTGCTGGTGAGCGGGCCGTTTGCCTTCGGGAAGCTGTCCTGCGAGACGGGCGTTCACCGCCTGGTGCGCATCAGCCCGTTTGACGCCAACAGCCGGCGGCATACGAGTTTTGCCGCCGTGGATGTCATTCCGGAGCAGGATGAGGATTTTGAAATCGAAATCCGCGATGAGGATATTCGCGTGGATACCTATCGAGCAGGCGGAGCCGGCGGCCAGCACGTCAACAAAACCAGTTCCGCCGTTCGGATTACGCACCTGCCGACCGGCATAGTGGTCCAGTGCCAAAACGACCGAAGCCAGCACAAAAACCGCGCCGAAGCGATGCGGATGCTCAAGAGCCGGCTGTATATGCTCGAACAGCAGAAGCGCGATGCGGAGCTGGCCAAACTGTACAGCAGCAAGGGGCAAATCGCCTGGGGCAACCAGATTCGCAGCTATGTCCTTCAGCCCTATCAGCTGGTCAAAGACCATCGGACGGATTACCAGACCGGCAATGTGCAGGCCGTTCTGGACGGCGAGATTGAGGAGTTTATCGACAGCATGCTGCGGCATCGGATGCAGAACAAGCAGCAGACCGCCAAGGCCGCATCCCGATAA
- a CDS encoding sigma-70 family RNA polymerase sigma factor, protein MNKKNPEQAISDAELLQRYRQGDETAFEEIVNRYKNPLYAFLRRFVNRQDIVEDVFQETFLQLYTSRDSFDADRPLRPWLFTIAANKAKDALRKIQRQSSMSMGTLADAGELSLDEVVNILTSYETTPEAEISKEETARRVRQIISEMPENLRGILILAYFEQFSYKHMAEILSIPIGTVKSRLHTAVVYFMKKWKSAERSIKHL, encoded by the coding sequence GTGAATAAGAAAAATCCTGAACAAGCGATTTCGGATGCGGAACTTCTCCAGCGGTATCGGCAGGGAGATGAGACAGCATTTGAAGAAATCGTAAATCGTTATAAGAACCCGCTTTACGCATTTCTGCGGCGTTTTGTCAACCGGCAGGATATCGTCGAGGATGTTTTTCAGGAGACTTTTCTGCAGCTGTATACGAGCCGGGACAGTTTTGATGCCGACCGCCCGCTGCGTCCGTGGCTGTTTACCATAGCGGCCAACAAGGCCAAGGATGCCCTGCGAAAAATCCAGCGTCAGTCCTCGATGAGCATGGGGACCCTGGCCGACGCGGGCGAACTGTCTCTGGACGAGGTGGTCAATATCCTTACATCTTATGAGACCACGCCGGAGGCCGAGATTTCCAAAGAAGAAACCGCCCGGCGAGTTCGACAGATTATATCGGAAATGCCGGAAAATCTGCGGGGAATTCTTATTTTAGCCTATTTTGAGCAATTTTCCTACAAACACATGGCCGAGATTTTAAGTATACCTATAGGGACGGTGAAAAGCCGGCTTCATACTGCGGTCGTCTATTTTATGAAAAAGTGGAAATCCGCCGAACGGAGCATAAAGCATTTATGA
- the purH gene encoding bifunctional phosphoribosylaminoimidazolecarboxamide formyltransferase/IMP cyclohydrolase, which yields MDVRIRRALISVSDRSGLTDFAQALAGMGVEIISTGGTARTLQDAGIRVIPIDAVTGFPEMMDGRVKTLHPKIHGALLGLRDKADHAAAMKQHGIEPIDLVCVNLYPFEKTTARPDCTLEEAIENIDIGGPSMVRSAAKNYRFVTIVTSPSQYSRVLEAMRDNQGAVPLTLREELARAAFALTASYDAAIARYLSARAEDLFPERISIAAVRAQELRYGENPHQRGAFYRFADSREVSIGSARLMEGDTPISFNNLMDANAAFELVKEFDEPAAVVVKHMNPCGCAVDEDICRAYEKAYLGDVVSAFGGIIALNRPVDKDLATVIMESYDRFGKARGAAGFFAEVIAAPAYTPEALEIIRGRKAWGQRVRLLETGPIDRTKRDVREYDVRCVVGGLLLQERDLAGWEPENLTFPTKAKPTKEQMEDLRIAWLCAKHVKSNTITLVKDRRLVGVGAGQMNRVESGFIAIKHAGENARGAAMGSDAFFPFPDNVENAAAAGIACIIQPGGSKKDDEVIAAADKAGIAMVFAGKRHFKH from the coding sequence ATGGATGTACGGATTCGGCGTGCGCTGATCAGTGTTTCGGACAGAAGCGGCCTGACGGACTTTGCGCAGGCCCTGGCGGGAATGGGGGTTGAGATTATCAGCACCGGCGGGACGGCGCGGACGCTTCAGGACGCGGGGATTCGGGTGATTCCGATTGATGCGGTGACGGGTTTTCCGGAGATGATGGACGGGCGCGTCAAGACGCTGCATCCGAAGATTCACGGGGCGCTGCTGGGGCTTCGGGACAAGGCCGACCATGCGGCGGCGATGAAGCAGCACGGCATTGAGCCGATTGATTTGGTCTGCGTGAATCTGTATCCGTTCGAGAAGACAACCGCCCGTCCGGACTGCACCCTCGAGGAGGCGATTGAGAATATCGACATCGGCGGGCCGAGTATGGTGCGTTCCGCCGCCAAGAATTATCGGTTCGTGACGATTGTGACCTCTCCGTCGCAGTACAGCCGCGTGCTGGAGGCGATGCGGGACAATCAGGGCGCGGTGCCGCTGACGCTGCGGGAGGAACTGGCGCGGGCGGCCTTTGCCCTGACGGCTTCCTACGATGCGGCGATTGCCCGGTATCTTTCCGCTCGGGCGGAGGATTTGTTCCCGGAGCGCATCTCCATTGCCGCCGTGCGGGCTCAGGAGCTGCGCTACGGCGAAAATCCCCACCAGCGCGGTGCGTTTTACCGCTTTGCGGACAGTCGGGAGGTGAGCATCGGTTCCGCTCGGCTGATGGAGGGCGACACCCCTATCAGCTTCAATAATCTGATGGATGCCAATGCGGCGTTTGAACTGGTCAAGGAGTTTGACGAGCCCGCCGCAGTCGTGGTCAAGCATATGAATCCCTGCGGCTGTGCGGTTGATGAGGATATCTGCAGGGCCTATGAAAAGGCCTATCTGGGCGATGTGGTCAGCGCTTTCGGCGGCATTATCGCTCTGAACCGTCCGGTGGATAAGGACCTGGCGACGGTGATTATGGAGTCGTATGACCGATTCGGAAAAGCCCGCGGGGCCGCCGGTTTCTTTGCCGAGGTGATTGCAGCGCCCGCTTACACGCCGGAGGCGCTGGAGATTATTCGAGGCCGCAAGGCCTGGGGCCAGCGAGTCCGTCTCCTCGAGACCGGGCCGATTGACCGGACGAAACGGGATGTGCGGGAATATGATGTGCGCTGTGTCGTCGGGGGGCTTTTGCTTCAGGAGCGGGATTTGGCCGGATGGGAACCGGAAAATCTGACTTTTCCGACCAAGGCCAAGCCGACCAAAGAACAGATGGAGGACTTGCGGATTGCCTGGCTGTGCGCCAAACACGTCAAGAGCAATACGATTACACTGGTCAAAGACCGGCGGCTGGTGGGGGTCGGCGCCGGACAAATGAACCGGGTGGAGTCCGGCTTTATTGCCATCAAGCACGCCGGAGAGAATGCCCGCGGTGCCGCGATGGGTTCGGATGCCTTTTTCCCGTTCCCGGACAATGTGGAAAATGCGGCTGCCGCGGGAATCGCCTGCATTATTCAGCCCGGCGGTTCCAAGAAAGATGATGAAGTCATCGCGGCGGCCGACAAGGCGGGGATTGCGATGGTGTTTGCAGGGAAACGGCATTTCAAACATTAA
- the atpG gene encoding ATP synthase F1 subunit gamma → MAHARQILARRRAAQNISKVTGTMETISAVRYRQYYHQWAQGLAFYDALAQMAYLMVAAEKPIEHPLMKPSPSKTQALLVIGSDRGLCGAYNNDLFRLLDTHLKMAKKFGRTLQIYVKGRKVLSYLEHLKIQPAKVYTEFAEVPATAQANEIGDFFLKEYLEGRIGRLGVVYNRFYSPASQKAQTLTVLPVADLIDDLTTRSTIIWPWEQNFEDFLLSPSGEEIFQTLSEMIVRTSILGCFIEAAASEHLARVVTMRNASDNADEMIADLTKAYNRARQGQITTELLDIVSGMNAMKS, encoded by the coding sequence ATGGCACATGCCCGGCAAATTTTGGCGCGGCGGAGAGCCGCTCAGAATATCTCGAAGGTGACCGGCACGATGGAAACCATCAGTGCGGTGCGCTATCGTCAGTACTATCACCAGTGGGCGCAGGGGCTGGCGTTTTATGATGCCCTGGCGCAGATGGCGTATCTGATGGTTGCGGCGGAAAAACCGATTGAGCATCCGCTGATGAAGCCCTCGCCCTCGAAGACGCAGGCGCTGCTGGTCATCGGCTCCGACCGGGGTCTGTGCGGGGCGTATAACAACGATTTGTTTCGGCTGCTGGACACGCACCTGAAGATGGCCAAAAAATTCGGCCGCACGCTTCAGATTTACGTCAAGGGCCGCAAGGTGCTCAGCTACCTGGAGCACCTGAAAATTCAGCCGGCGAAGGTGTACACGGAATTTGCCGAGGTGCCCGCAACCGCTCAGGCCAACGAAATCGGCGATTTCTTTCTGAAGGAGTATCTGGAAGGCCGCATCGGCCGGCTGGGGGTTGTGTACAACCGGTTTTATTCCCCCGCCAGCCAGAAAGCCCAGACGCTGACGGTGCTGCCGGTGGCGGATTTGATAGATGACCTGACCACACGTTCCACGATTATCTGGCCGTGGGAGCAGAACTTTGAGGATTTTCTTCTGAGTCCCTCCGGCGAGGAGATTTTTCAGACGCTTTCGGAAATGATTGTGCGGACCTCGATTCTGGGCTGTTTCATCGAGGCGGCCGCCAGCGAGCATCTGGCGCGGGTGGTGACAATGCGCAACGCCAGCGACAATGCCGACGAAATGATTGCCGATTTGACCAAGGCCTACAATCGGGCCCGGCAGGGTCAGATTACTACGGAACTGCTGGATATTGTCAGCGGTATGAATGCAATGAAGTCGTAA
- the atpC gene encoding ATP synthase F1 subunit epsilon, translated as MVELTHGLFRVILLTPKAKLLDCRAGSLVVPAHDGQRGILRNHCPMLAKLTLGIMEVRQILDKPDSFYILEGGFVRVTENHVTVLAYDAMTFEGMPAERVQQIISEAQAVLVGKEYIRTQRGQVDVRRSRLIVRMAQLAGIETTLAESPS; from the coding sequence ATGGTGGAACTGACGCACGGATTGTTTCGGGTGATTCTGCTGACGCCCAAGGCCAAACTGCTGGACTGCCGGGCCGGCTCATTGGTTGTGCCGGCTCACGACGGCCAGCGCGGGATTCTGCGCAATCACTGCCCGATGCTGGCCAAACTGACGCTGGGGATTATGGAGGTACGCCAGATATTGGACAAACCCGATTCGTTTTATATCCTTGAGGGCGGGTTTGTCCGTGTGACGGAAAACCACGTGACGGTTCTGGCCTACGATGCGATGACCTTCGAAGGCATGCCTGCCGAGCGGGTTCAGCAGATTATTTCGGAAGCCCAGGCCGTCCTGGTCGGCAAGGAATACATCCGAACCCAGCGGGGTCAGGTTGATGTCCGCCGGTCCCGGCTGATTGTGCGGATGGCTCAATTGGCCGGCATCGAAACAACCCTGGCCGAATCTCCCTCGTAA
- the atpD gene encoding F0F1 ATP synthase subunit beta, translating to MENIGRIIQIIGSTFEAEFPVERIPGIYSALEVRGTFEGRPLRLVGEVQQHLGGGRVRAVALGSTMGLRRGMEVVDTGGPLQVPVGKETLGRVFNLLGEPIDGKGPIEVKQKRPIHRKPPKFTELTAKSEMFETGIKVIDLLCPFVRGGKTGLFGGAGVGKTVIIQELIARIATQHGGFSVFAGVGERTREGNDLWLEMQRTRIGSTNSTVLDNTCLVFGQMNEPPGARLRVALTGLTMAEALCEMGGETLLFIDNIFRFSQAGSEVSALLGRIPSAVGYQPTLASEMGQLQERIASTAYGAITSVQAVYVPADDLTDPAPATTFTHLDSSVVLSRRITEKGIYPAIDPLESTSRILDPNIVGQEHYDTAQRVLEYLQRYHSLQDIIAILGIDELSREDRQIVSRARRLERFFSQPFIVTRQFTGLEGKYVSTADTVRSCREICEGRWDHLPEQAFLYIGAVEEAQEKAAKA from the coding sequence ATGGAAAATATTGGACGAATCATCCAAATCATCGGAAGCACGTTTGAAGCGGAATTTCCGGTGGAGCGGATTCCGGGGATTTATTCGGCCCTGGAGGTTCGCGGAACGTTTGAAGGCAGGCCGCTGCGTCTGGTTGGAGAGGTGCAGCAGCATCTGGGCGGCGGCCGGGTGCGGGCGGTGGCGCTGGGCTCGACGATGGGGCTGCGGCGCGGAATGGAGGTGGTGGATACCGGCGGGCCGCTTCAGGTGCCGGTCGGGAAAGAAACGCTCGGGCGGGTGTTTAATCTGCTCGGCGAGCCCATCGACGGCAAGGGGCCGATTGAGGTCAAACAGAAGCGTCCGATTCACCGCAAGCCGCCCAAGTTTACGGAGCTGACCGCCAAGTCGGAGATGTTCGAGACAGGCATCAAGGTGATTGATTTGCTTTGTCCGTTTGTCCGCGGCGGCAAGACGGGTCTGTTCGGCGGAGCCGGGGTCGGCAAGACCGTGATTATTCAGGAGCTGATTGCCCGCATAGCGACCCAGCACGGCGGTTTTTCGGTGTTTGCCGGAGTCGGCGAGCGGACCCGCGAGGGCAACGACCTGTGGCTGGAGATGCAGCGGACCCGCATCGGCAGTACGAACTCGACGGTGCTGGACAACACCTGTCTGGTTTTCGGGCAGATGAATGAGCCGCCGGGGGCGCGTCTGCGTGTGGCCCTGACAGGCCTGACGATGGCGGAAGCCCTCTGCGAGATGGGCGGAGAGACGCTGCTGTTTATCGACAACATCTTCCGGTTTTCGCAGGCCGGTTCGGAGGTGTCGGCACTGCTGGGACGCATTCCGAGTGCGGTGGGCTATCAGCCGACGCTGGCCAGCGAAATGGGCCAGCTGCAGGAGCGGATTGCCTCCACGGCCTACGGAGCGATTACCTCCGTGCAGGCGGTGTATGTGCCGGCCGATGACCTGACCGACCCGGCGCCGGCGACGACCTTTACCCATCTGGACTCGTCGGTCGTTTTGTCCCGTCGAATTACGGAGAAGGGCATCTACCCGGCGATTGACCCGCTGGAAAGCACCAGCCGAATCCTCGACCCGAACATCGTCGGCCAGGAGCATTACGACACGGCCCAGCGGGTGCTCGAATATCTGCAGCGCTATCACAGTCTGCAGGATATTATTGCGATTCTGGGGATTGATGAGCTCAGCCGGGAAGACCGGCAGATTGTCAGCCGGGCTCGTCGTCTGGAGCGGTTCTTCTCCCAGCCGTTTATCGTAACCCGCCAGTTTACCGGCCTGGAGGGCAAGTATGTGAGCACCGCCGATACGGTCCGCAGCTGCCGGGAAATCTGTGAAGGCCGGTGGGACCACCTGCCGGAACAGGCCTTTTTGTACATCGGAGCGGTGGAAGAGGCCCAGGAAAAGGCCGCCAAAGCATAA
- the queG gene encoding tRNA epoxyqueuosine(34) reductase QueG, with product MELAEVIKKHALQLGFDAVGITTAEPLESVHIDRFRRWLDEGGADGLDYMQRHIEKRFAPAQLLEGAQSVICVAVHYKPAEIPSSPGCAQIARFALYEDYHLFLKEQLRQLACFIESRLPKGTRWTYKICTDSVPLAERALAARAGLGFIGKNHMLIHPVLGCQILLGELVTTLPLPPDKPASMDGCGRCTRCLQACPAGALRPDGFFQTNRCISFLTQYASDAPNIQTGRWIFGCDECLLACPYEQKAPPCRTTPPGFTPERAALRPEDILQWDSIHFERVFKKSCVERIGLKKLQQNAAACLKSSDKPTGNTR from the coding sequence ATGGAACTGGCGGAAGTCATCAAAAAACATGCCCTTCAGCTGGGCTTTGATGCCGTCGGCATCACCACCGCCGAGCCGCTGGAATCGGTGCATATAGACCGTTTTCGCCGCTGGCTGGACGAAGGCGGTGCGGATGGTCTGGACTATATGCAGCGGCACATCGAAAAGCGTTTTGCTCCGGCCCAGCTTCTCGAAGGGGCTCAGTCCGTCATCTGTGTTGCTGTTCACTACAAACCCGCCGAAATCCCCTCCTCTCCGGGTTGTGCACAAATCGCCCGTTTTGCCTTATACGAGGATTATCATCTGTTTCTCAAAGAACAGCTTCGGCAGCTGGCTTGTTTTATCGAAAGCCGCCTGCCGAAAGGGACCCGCTGGACATACAAAATCTGCACCGACAGCGTCCCGCTGGCGGAACGGGCCCTGGCAGCCCGGGCCGGTCTGGGGTTTATCGGGAAGAATCACATGCTCATCCATCCGGTCTTGGGCTGTCAAATCCTGCTGGGAGAATTGGTAACCACCCTGCCGCTGCCGCCGGACAAGCCCGCTTCGATGGACGGCTGCGGTCGATGCACCCGCTGTCTGCAGGCCTGTCCCGCCGGGGCTCTTCGCCCCGACGGCTTCTTTCAGACCAATCGATGCATCAGCTTTCTGACTCAATATGCAAGCGATGCGCCCAATATCCAGACAGGTCGCTGGATTTTCGGCTGCGACGAGTGCCTGCTGGCCTGTCCGTATGAACAGAAGGCCCCGCCCTGCCGAACCACTCCGCCGGGCTTTACGCCGGAACGCGCAGCCCTCCGGCCCGAGGACATCCTTCAATGGGATTCTATCCACTTTGAGCGGGTTTTCAAAAAGTCCTGCGTGGAGCGAATCGGCCTGAAAAAACTTCAGCAAAATGCAGCGGCTTGCCTGAAATCCTCAGACAAGCCGACCGGAAACACACGATAA